GTTATCGAAGAGCGCTTAAATGTATTGAAAAAATAATGAACATGTTATAATCAAGATAACAATTCATGATTGACGGAGGTGCAGTATGTCAAATAAAGAAAACAAGCATACGCTATTAAAAGTATTAGGTGTTACTGCTGTGGCTGGTGCAAGTGCATATGCAGGAGCTGGGTACTATGTATTCCGCAATGCGTTTGATTTACAGAATAGTAGATTTTTACAAAAATGTGGTGCAGCAATGCAGCTACCATTATTACAGATGGAAAGAAATGAGTGGTTCGCACACAGCAACCGTTTCGATGATTTCATCGATTCTTATGATGGATTAAAACTACATGCATTACGTATCGTGAATCAAGAAGATTCTCATAAGTGGATTATTATCCAACATGGTATTGCGTCTTATAGTGGAACATTATTAGAACATATGTGGGAGGCAGACCATCGTGGATTCAATATCTTAGCACCGGATGCACGTGGTTATGGAATGTCTGAAGGTAAATATACTGGTCTTGGGTGGTGTGAACATTATGATTTGATTAGTTGGATTAACTACTTAGTAAACCTTGATCCACTTGCAGAGATTGCATTATTTGGTATGAACGTAGGTGCAGCTTCTGTGATGAATGCGATTGGTGATTATTTACCACGTAATGTAAAGTGTGCCATTGCAGAAGGTGGATATAAAGAAATCAAAGATATTATCCAAACTCAAGTACAGGATATTACAAAGTTTAACGGTAAGTTTGTAATGCCATCCGTAGACTTCTATGTAAGACAGGTATTGCATTTTAGTCTAAATGATATCAGTACACAACGTCAGTTAAGAAACGCTGTAACTCCAATGTTATTCCTACATGGCTTGCAGGATCGTATCGTTCCAATTAGTCATGCGTATGATAACTATTACTCTTGCGCAAGCAAGAAGGAGATGTATGTATCTGAACAGGGTGGATTTGGAAATCTAACAAGTGATCCACAATACTTCCCACGATTCTTTGACTTCATTAAGAAGTATACAAAATAAGAATTTCATTAGACGGTATCGATTAGATATCGTCTTTTCTATTTCATGCGTGCATGGAAAAGATTAAGTTTATTTCTTGGATAATCTCACAAAAGTGATTTGTATGTATTGAGAAATGTAACCGGTTGCTTTATAATCAAACAGTAGATAAAGGGAGGCTATAATGGCTACTAAAAAGTATGTTTATAAGTTTTCTGAAGGTAATGGTTCCATGCGTGAACTGCTCGGTGGTAAAG
This genomic window from Solobacterium moorei contains:
- a CDS encoding alpha/beta hydrolase, which codes for MSNKENKHTLLKVLGVTAVAGASAYAGAGYYVFRNAFDLQNSRFLQKCGAAMQLPLLQMERNEWFAHSNRFDDFIDSYDGLKLHALRIVNQEDSHKWIIIQHGIASYSGTLLEHMWEADHRGFNILAPDARGYGMSEGKYTGLGWCEHYDLISWINYLVNLDPLAEIALFGMNVGAASVMNAIGDYLPRNVKCAIAEGGYKEIKDIIQTQVQDITKFNGKFVMPSVDFYVRQVLHFSLNDISTQRQLRNAVTPMLFLHGLQDRIVPISHAYDNYYSCASKKEMYVSEQGGFGNLTSDPQYFPRFFDFIKKYTK